The Vicinamibacterales bacterium genome contains the following window.
TGCGTCAGTGCGGCAGTGCGGCAGTGCGGCAGCGCGCAGTCCGCGATCACGGTTTTGGGGCGGCGCCCTCCGATCTGATCGGCGCGCAGATCCGCGCACGGGGTCTAAGTGGCAGAACCGGGCGGTCTTACCGGCGGCTGTCCCACTACGTCACACGGGCACCTCGTTTGCTCCGATCCCTCGCTCGGACCAGCTCCCCGGCCAGCGAACGAGCGGATCATCAAGGAGTCATAGAGATGGCCGTAAAGAAGGCGGCACGTACCAAGAAGACCGTGCGGGGAAAGAAGACCGTCGGCCTCACGTCCGCGCTCGGGCCCAAGGTGACGACGATGCTCGTCTGCGTGACGATCGCGGCGGGCATCACCGTCGCGGCGCGGCAGCAGCAGGCGCGCGCGAAGGAGCGGCTCGACGCGGCCCGCGCCGAGACCGTCGCCGCGGCCGAGCCGGTGGCCCGGAAGAAGCCCGTGCCGGCCAACGCGATGGCGAGTGTCTCCGCGACCGCGCCGGCGAATGCCGCCGCGGCCGCGCCGGTCGAGACCGGCACCTCCGGCGCCGCGAGCGCGAAGCCGGTGACGGTGGTCGGCTGCCTCGAGCGCACCGACGCCGGCTACCGCCTCAAGGACACCACCGGGGATGCCCCGAAGGCGCGCAGCTGGAAGTCCGGGTTCCTCAAGAAATCGTCCGCGTCGCTCGACGTGGTGGACGCCTCCCGCACGCTGCAGCTGGCCGGCCATGTCGGGCGCCGGGTGAGCGTCACCGGCACGATGGTCGACCGCGAAATGCAGGCGCGGTCGCTGCGGCGCCTCGGCGAGTGCAAGGCGAACTGATCCGCGCTTGACAACGGCGCATCGACTGTCATACTGTCATATGACAGTTGATGCGCTTCCAGTTGAACTTCAAATCGGGGAAGCCGGTCTACCTCCAGATGGTGGACCAGGTGAAGGCGGCAGCCGCCTCCGGCGCGCTGCGCGGCGGCGACCCCCTCCCCTCCATCCGTCCGCTCGCCGAGGAACTGCGCGTCAACCGCAATACCGTCGCCAAGGCCTACGCGGAGCTCGAGAGCCAGGGGGTCATCGAGACCGTCGCCGGTAAAGGCTGCTTCCTCCGCGCCGCCCACAGCCCCTATCGCAAGGAAGTCCGGCTCGAGCTGCTCAAGCAGGTCGTGGACGACGCCGTCGTCCAGGCCCACCACCTCCAGGTCGCCAGGTCGCAGTTCCTCCGCCTCGCCGAGGAGCGCTTCGACGCGTTCGAGGCGCGCCGCGAGCGCGCCGCTGAAAGATGACTGCCATGACATCCGAGACCCACGCCATCGAGATCGATCGGCTGGTCCGCCGCTTCGGGCGCACCGACGCGGTCGATGGACTCAGCCTGACGGTACGGCCGGGCCGCTGCTACGGCTTCTTCGGACGCAACGGCGCGGGAAAGACGACGACGATCAAGTGCCTGCTGAACCTGCTGCGGCCGACGTCGGGGACGGTGCGCGTCTTCGGTCTCGACCCGCGGCGCGACGAGGTCGGCGTGAAGTCGCGCGTGGCCTGCGTGCCCGACACCGTGGCGTTCTACCCGTGGATGACCGTGCGCGGCACGCTCGACTACTTCGCGTCGTTCAGGGCGAAGTGGAATCAGGCGGTCGAGCGGGAGCTGCTCGCGCAGTTCCGCCTCGACCCGGGTCGGAAGACGAGCCATCTCTCGAAGGGGCAGCGCACGCAGCTCGCGCTGATCGCGGCGATCTGCGCCGAGCCCGAGCTGCTGGTCCTCGACGAGCCGACGTCCGGGCTCGATCCGATCGTCCGGCGCGAATTCATCCAGACGGTGATCGGCGCCTATCAGGAAGGGGATCCGCGGCGGACGGTCTTCGTGTCCACCCATCTCATCTCCGAATTCGAAGGACTGATCGACGAGTTCACCATCATCGAGCAGGGGCGGCAGGTGCTGACGCTGGACGCAGACGCCGCCCGCGAGCGCTATCGGAAGGTCTACGCGCGATTCGCCGCCGAACCGGGCGCGCTGGATCTGCCGGGGGCGCGCGTGCTGCGGCAGCGCGGGCGCGAATGCGAAGTCCTGGTCAACGGCAACGCGGCCGAGGTGATGGCCCGACTGCAGGCGCGCTCGCCGGAGTCGCTCACGACCGAGTCGCTCACGCTGGAGGAGATCTTCGTGGCCACGCTGCAGCCGGGAGCGGCCGGCGCATGATCGCCAAGGAGATCCGCGTGCTGCTGCCGGCGTGGGCCGCGGCGGTGGCCGCGATGGTCGCGTGCTCCCTGATCCGCGATCTCTATGCCTTCGGCATCCCGGCGTATTTCATCGGTGCGGCCACCCTCGGCGCGATGTCGATGGGGCACGAGTTCAGCCATCGGACGGTTTCGCTGATGCTGACGCTTCCGGTGTCGCGCCGGCGCATCCTGCTGACCAAGCTGGTGGTGCTGGGAGCAGGTCTTCTCCTGCTGGCGCTGATCGCCGCCCGGGTCCTCCCGTACTGGCGGGAAGCGACGGTGTTCCGCGCCACGACGCTGTGGCTCCCGTTCTTCGCGGGACTGTTCATTACTCCCTACCTCACCACGATCACGCGCTCGCCGGTCGGCGGCGCGGTGTTCACGATGGGGATCGCGGGCCTGCTGACCATCGCCGGTGATTGGCTCGGCGTCGAGACGTATGGCTACACGCGCGAGGTCGATGCGTTTCGCATCGCGTTCGTCTGGCAAGCCGAGCTCCTGCTGTGTGTCGCGAGCGCAATCCTCATGGCCAGGACGTTCAAGAGGCTGCAGGTGCTCGACGGCCCTGGACCGGCGGTCGACTTCGCGCCGAGCCCCGCGACCGCGTCGACATCGCTCACGAGGCGCAGTGTGACCTGGCTGCTGCTCGAAAAGGAGCTGCGCCTCCAGCAGATGGCCTTCGCGATCGCCGCGATCTACGCCGTGCTCTACGTGATCACGGTGGTGCGCACAAGAGCCTACTTCTCGACGAACGACGCTGCGTTCATCGAGTCGCTGCTCTATGCCGGCATCCTGGCGGTGGTGATTGGCGCGGTGGCCAGCGCCGAGGAGCGAGATCTGCGCACGCTCGATTCGCAACTGCTGCTGCCGGTACGGACATCGACACAGTGGATGGTGAAGCTGTCGGTCGTGCTGGGACTCACGTTCCTGCTCGGCATCGTGCTGCCCACGGTGCTTGCCAGCGTCTTTCCTCCCGAACGGATCGTCTGGGCGCGCAACCTTCAATCATTCAGAGCGGTGAGCACGATACTCGGGCTGATGGCGATTGCGACCCTCAGCCTCTACGTGTCGACGCTGTGCTCGAGCGGCCTGTGGGCGCTGCTGGTGTCCTTCCCGGCGGCGTTCGGCGTTGCCGCGCTCGTGCTCTGGTCGGGCGCGATCGTCGAAGCCGTGCTCCACTCGCTCGACGGGCGCCCCGACTGGTCGACGGTGCGGTGGGCGACGGCGATCATGACGGTCTCGGTCATCGCCGTCGTCACCCGACTGGCGTTCACGAACCACCGCTCGGCCGATCGAAGCCCCACACGAACCCTCGGGCAGGTGGCGATCGCTGCTGGTTCGGTGATCGCCGCGACCGGAGTCGTCGCGATCGTCGGCGCGCTGAGCTCGTCCCGCTG
Protein-coding sequences here:
- a CDS encoding ABC transporter ATP-binding protein, producing MTSETHAIEIDRLVRRFGRTDAVDGLSLTVRPGRCYGFFGRNGAGKTTTIKCLLNLLRPTSGTVRVFGLDPRRDEVGVKSRVACVPDTVAFYPWMTVRGTLDYFASFRAKWNQAVERELLAQFRLDPGRKTSHLSKGQRTQLALIAAICAEPELLVLDEPTSGLDPIVRREFIQTVIGAYQEGDPRRTVFVSTHLISEFEGLIDEFTIIEQGRQVLTLDADAARERYRKVYARFAAEPGALDLPGARVLRQRGRECEVLVNGNAAEVMARLQARSPESLTTESLTLEEIFVATLQPGAAGA
- a CDS encoding GntR family transcriptional regulator, whose translation is MRFQLNFKSGKPVYLQMVDQVKAAAASGALRGGDPLPSIRPLAEELRVNRNTVAKAYAELESQGVIETVAGKGCFLRAAHSPYRKEVRLELLKQVVDDAVVQAHHLQVARSQFLRLAEERFDAFEARRERAAER